The following DNA comes from Herpetosiphonaceae bacterium.
AGCACGGCCTCCCACATCGTCGCCTGCTCGAACTGCGCGTCGGCCATTCTGCGCTGGATGCTGAACAGCGCCTCAATGGTCTAATTGCAAATGATAAATTTTGCCTGAGCCGCTTCGTCCGGCTTACGTTGCGCTGGTATCGTTCGCAACCACCTATCCCACCATCGCGGTATCCTCGTGCTGAAACCTATCAGCAGGGAGGTACCGATGAAAGCACGACCATGGCGGGTGCGGCAACAGTTCGTCGACCGAGGACCCGCAACGCAGCGGTGGGCCCAGGCCTATCAAGCGCTGCTGACATGGACCGTGGACCGACCGTCCCAGCCAGCGACGAACCTCACTCGCACGCATGACGCACAGGAGGCCACTTATGCGCCTGGCTCTGTATGTACGAGTCTCGACCCCGCGCCAAGCCCAGAACCAGGGGCTTGACCAGCAGCTGGTGCGCTTACGTGCCTACGCGGCCGAGCAGCAGTGGAGTATCGCCGAGGCGGACATCTTCTGTGACGATGGCTATAGTGGTGCGACGTTGGCACGTCCTGCGCTGGCACGGCTCCGCGATCAGATTGCGCGGGCCACCTATACCCATCTGCTCCTGACGGCACCCGATCGCTTGGCGCGCAACTATGTCCACCAAGTTTTGCTGTTAGAGGAGTGGACTCAGGCTGGGTGCGCGGTCATGTTTGTGGAGCGGGCCATGACCCATGATCCGCATGACCAACTCGTGTTGCAGATTCGGGGCGCGGTCGCCGAATATGAGCGCAGTTTGATTGCCGAACGGATGTGGCGTGGTCGGCAGGCCAAGCTCCGGGCTGGGGTCTTGTTGCCCTGGAGTCGTCCGCCCTATGGCTACCTCGTCGATCCCGATACTCCGCGCGACCCCCGTGGCGTACAGTTAAACCCCATGACCGCGCCGCTCGTCGCGGAGATCTTTACCCGCTACACCACCGAACCGGGCAGGTTGCTCGGCCTCGCGAAAGCGTTGACGCAGCTGGACGTTCCCTCGCCGTATGGCAAAGCCCGCTGGAATGCGAGTACGCTCCACGGCATCCTCAGCAACCCGGTGTACACCGGCGTGGTGTATGCCGGACGGATGCGCACACGCGCGGTCAGCACGCGCCAGTCGCCAACGCGGCCGGTCCCGCCACCCGCCCGCTCGACGCGCATCACCCCACCGAGTGACTGGACTCTGGTCGCGCATATTCCGGCCATCGTCACGCAGGAGGTGTTTGACCAGGTCCAAGCCAAGTTAGCCCAAAATCAGCGCTGGGCCACGCGGCACAATACGGCGTATGAGTATTTGTTGCGTGCCTTGGTAAGCTGTGGCGTGTGCCAGCGCGCGTGTATGGGCTGCGCGCGCAAGCACCTGCGCTACTACGTATGTCTCGGGAAAGGCAATCCTATCGTCGTGGCGCGCGATACGAAGTGTCGATCCCGCTACATTCCGGCGGCCCAGCTCGACACGTTGGTGTGGCAAGACCTGTGTACGTTGCTCCTGCAGCCTGAGGTGATCCAAGAAGCCTTGTATCGGGCGCAAGCAGGAGACTGGCTGCCCCAGGAGGTGCTGGCGCGGCGCCCTGGGTTGCGCAACGCACACGCCCACCTGAGTCAACAAGTCGAGCGGTTAACGATGGCCTATCTCGACCAGGTGATACCGTTGGAGGAATATCGCCGTCGACGGCACGACATCGAGCAGCGCCAACACAGCTTCGACACGCAGATCCGGCACCTGGAAGCACAAGCGGCGCAGCAGGCGAACCTCGCCGCAATTAGTACCTCGATTGAGGATTTTTGTCGGCGCGTACGGATGGGGGTAGATCAGGCAACCTTCGCGCAAAAACGGCAACTGATTGAGTTGTTAGTGGACCGGGTGGTGGTGACGGAGGAGGACGTGGAGATCCGGTACGTGATCCCCACGTCCCCGGAAAGTGAACAGATCAAATTTTATCAGTTGCGTTTAGACTATTTCAATGTAGGACTGCCAGGGCTGCCGTTTATCAATTTGCTCTTTCCGAATTCCTAACGCATGATAAATTTCAAGCGCTTTCTTGGCCCGAAAGACCGCACCACCATCCGTGACAATCGCTTCCGGTACGCCATGATTCCGAACAGCGAGAAAGAATACGAAGAGGTAGGTGGTCAAATCTTGCGATCGTGTCACGACACTTGCCAACACCGCACGACTATAATTATCCATGATCGTAATACAATACATCATTCCACCGACTAACCTACACATATCCAAATATCGTATATCAATGCTCCAATATTGATGTCTTCGTGTCGCTTGAAAGGGCATCTCTTGTGGTTCATGCGGCTGCTTTGGGGCGCGTGGCTGGTGATAGATCGCCCGATTCAGCGCCATAATGCGTCCACACTGGCGCGGACTCAGCTTGACCCCCAATGCTTGCTTGAGGGCAGCGCTCATGCGGAAAGCCCCCAGGCGGGGATTCTTTTGGAGGCGGCGGATGGTCAGCAGCACCTTCAGCGTGACCTTGCGGACGCGCCGTTTCGGCGCATGCGAACGGGGCACCAGGGCCGCTAAGTTCTCCGTCGCCCAGCGCTTCAAGATCGCATCCATCGTCGGACGGCTCGTGCACAAATACGCCGCGATGGACTGTTTGCCCCAGCCTTCGATGTGGAGTTGGATGATCGCGCGCCGACGATCTACCGGTGACATCGCATGAAAGGGCGGATACCGCCGCTGCGCTGGTGGGACCGGCGGGGTTTCAGCCAGCACGCGCTTAATCGTCCGCGCACCGGGACGGTAGTTGAGTTGGGCATGACACATGCGTGCGATCTCATTGGGGTTCAGATCGGGATGCTCCCCTTTCAGATCGACGATCAACTGCCGGACGTTGGGCGGGAGGGCCCGTGGTGCCGGTCGATGCGCAGCAGCAGTGAGACCGGCAAAACCCTCAGTGCCAAAGCGTTGCAGATGGCGATAGAGTGTCCGGACTGGCTCCCCCGTTTCACGCGCCCGTTCTTCAGCCGAATCGCCAAATAACACCACGGGGCGGATAATTTCGTAGCTGCGTTGTTCCGGCCACCGGAAGCGCAACGCTAACTGTTTCCATGCTTCAGATGCCGGTGCCTGGTGTCGTTTCCCCATGTGGAGTCCCCTTGAGCGAAGCTGGACTGTAGCGAAGATACGGTGATGCTCGACCACGCTGGTGTGGCATCGCGCGAAGAGACGGTCCCCGTGCATAGCTGCTGGGCGGAAGAAGATCGCGCAGGACTGTCAAAAAGTATAGGGAACAGAGGAAGCCATGTCGAGTCGGTGTGGGGGAGGGCTGGGAAGCGAGCACTGACCAAGGAACAGTCTGCCATCTAATAGACAGCTATATGTAAAGGATCATAGGGCTCGGTGTGCTACCTCTCACACCCGATCCCGTCGTTGTCACCGTCGAAGCGGTGCGGATCGGGCGGCAGCACGCGGAAGTTGCGGTGGCGAATATCACCACAGTCCAGATCGGGCGGCGGCGCGGGGATGCAGGCCGTCGGATAGGCGGCATCGCAGGTGTCGTGTGGCGGGGTGGTCGGGACCGGCCTCGGCGCGGGCGGGATCGGCGTCGGCGTCGGCGTCGGCGTCGGCGGCGCGATCGTCGGCGCTGTCGCTGATCGTTGGCCGTAGAGGTGGAGGAGTTATTTTACTGCTGAATCCGTAACCCATGAGCGGCAAGCCAACGAGAGATGCAGCCGAACCAAGCGCTCCAAGCGACGCCTGTGAACGTGGCGAAAATGCGTGCAAACTCGACGTTCTTTTCGCGTAGCAGGCGCGTCGCTCTAGGTGTGGGTCGCGCGCTCGCGCGTTG
Coding sequences within:
- a CDS encoding helix-turn-helix domain-containing protein, translating into MGKRHQAPASEAWKQLALRFRWPEQRSYEIIRPVVLFGDSAEERARETGEPVRTLYRHLQRFGTEGFAGLTAAAHRPAPRALPPNVRQLIVDLKGEHPDLNPNEIARMCHAQLNYRPGARTIKRVLAETPPVPPAQRRYPPFHAMSPVDRRRAIIQLHIEGWGKQSIAAYLCTSRPTMDAILKRWATENLAALVPRSHAPKRRVRKVTLKVLLTIRRLQKNPRLGAFRMSAALKQALGVKLSPRQCGRIMALNRAIYHQPRAPKQPHEPQEMPFQATRRHQYWSIDIRYLDMCRLVGGMMYCITIMDNYSRAVLASVVTRSQDLTTYLFVFFLAVRNHGVPEAIVTDGGAVFRAKKALEIYHALGIRKEQIDKRQPWQSYIEIV
- a CDS encoding recombinase family protein → MRLALYVRVSTPRQAQNQGLDQQLVRLRAYAAEQQWSIAEADIFCDDGYSGATLARPALARLRDQIARATYTHLLLTAPDRLARNYVHQVLLLEEWTQAGCAVMFVERAMTHDPHDQLVLQIRGAVAEYERSLIAERMWRGRQAKLRAGVLLPWSRPPYGYLVDPDTPRDPRGVQLNPMTAPLVAEIFTRYTTEPGRLLGLAKALTQLDVPSPYGKARWNASTLHGILSNPVYTGVVYAGRMRTRAVSTRQSPTRPVPPPARSTRITPPSDWTLVAHIPAIVTQEVFDQVQAKLAQNQRWATRHNTAYEYLLRALVSCGVCQRACMGCARKHLRYYVCLGKGNPIVVARDTKCRSRYIPAAQLDTLVWQDLCTLLLQPEVIQEALYRAQAGDWLPQEVLARRPGLRNAHAHLSQQVERLTMAYLDQVIPLEEYRRRRHDIEQRQHSFDTQIRHLEAQAAQQANLAAISTSIEDFCRRVRMGVDQATFAQKRQLIELLVDRVVVTEEDVEIRYVIPTSPESEQIKFYQLRLDYFNVGLPGLPFINLLFPNS